A window of Microscilla marina ATCC 23134 contains these coding sequences:
- a CDS encoding S8 family serine peptidase — MLNLRKQMTWLFLLLGLSITSAVSVQGQQRYDKRTTQQLNRLSQTFSQEYQRERKIVYQKAKRLNIPIRLVSNGRFMELQGFSQFGTPIYNITTNDIATQSISTDRLHNELELTGAGLTLGIWDGGAVKVTHQEFAVNGLSRVTQEDGGVGNLIGRSHATHVAGTLVASGVQPRAKGVAPMARLNAYDWTNDLAEMTAEAARGLLLSNHSYGWVHGWSYNGRERRWQWYGAPQISEVEDYNFGFYTDKAQALDRIAAGAPNYLICWAAGNDRNEGTRNVQRTGHINVNGRWVFSRQRRNVDGNNGYDCIGSQGTAKNVLTVGAVNDVAGGYKTSADVVQTSFSSWGPTDDGRIKPDLVANGMAVYSSNVTARDINNEYINKSGTSMATPTVTGSLGLLQRYYHQRNNNTYMRSATLKALAIHTTDEAGPANGPDYQNGWGLMNAKKAADVITNRNISALIQEQTLNNNGRYTTNVNAVGGEPLSATIVWTDVPGTPVAPALDPANRMLVNDLDILITHRNEAGVVTTHLPWILDPANPANAATRGDNSRDNVEKIFIANPVAGTYTITVTHKGALHNNANQAFSMIVTGIRVEAISQACGVPVRARATNIADTTAKLVWGQVNGAASYDVRYHVQGSDVWTQINSIEDTTVNLPRLISNNTYEFQVRSRCEGGISNYAETVSFTTTSLPEGYCAVKGTTPDEYINRVQFGAIDNTSGNNDGYKKFSRQITTTLRKGITTRITITPSWTNRSYQEGYRVWIDLNRDGDFNDPGEALFSQDPTINTPVTGEITIPATAATGKTIMRVAMRYNQVPLACGEFLYGEVEDYEVNIIEAANNNAAAASIRQEVQPLTEDIRISPNPASTQVTVQVKANTKASFVLMNSNGIALQTKSVEAKAKSKSISHTFDVSQYQPGMYLLVVQVNGSQQVKRVIVLR, encoded by the coding sequence ATGTTAAATCTAAGAAAACAGATGACCTGGCTTTTTTTATTGCTGGGATTATCTATCACGTCTGCCGTGTCTGTTCAAGGTCAACAACGTTATGACAAACGTACAACTCAACAGCTTAATAGGCTTAGCCAAACTTTCTCCCAAGAATACCAACGAGAAAGGAAGATAGTTTACCAAAAAGCCAAACGGCTAAATATACCTATTAGGCTTGTATCTAATGGTCGTTTTATGGAGCTACAAGGGTTTTCTCAATTTGGTACACCTATATACAATATTACCACCAATGACATTGCTACGCAATCTATTTCTACAGATAGACTACATAACGAATTAGAATTAACTGGAGCTGGCTTAACCCTGGGAATCTGGGATGGTGGTGCAGTAAAAGTAACCCACCAAGAGTTTGCAGTGAATGGCCTTAGCCGAGTAACTCAAGAAGATGGCGGAGTAGGTAATCTGATAGGGCGTTCACACGCAACCCATGTGGCAGGCACTCTGGTGGCCTCTGGAGTACAGCCCAGAGCGAAAGGAGTAGCTCCTATGGCACGCTTAAATGCTTATGACTGGACCAACGATCTGGCAGAAATGACAGCTGAAGCAGCCAGAGGTTTATTGCTATCGAATCATTCCTATGGCTGGGTCCATGGCTGGTCATATAATGGTCGCGAAAGAAGATGGCAATGGTACGGAGCACCACAGATCAGTGAAGTAGAAGATTATAACTTTGGTTTTTATACTGATAAGGCTCAAGCTCTTGATAGGATAGCAGCAGGTGCACCTAACTATTTGATTTGCTGGGCAGCAGGAAATGATCGCAATGAAGGTACACGTAATGTTCAAAGAACAGGTCATATCAATGTTAATGGGAGGTGGGTGTTTTCTCGACAACGCCGCAATGTAGATGGTAATAATGGATACGACTGTATAGGCTCGCAAGGTACAGCTAAAAATGTATTAACTGTGGGGGCAGTAAACGATGTGGCAGGAGGCTATAAAACATCTGCTGACGTAGTACAAACAAGTTTTAGCAGTTGGGGTCCTACCGATGATGGTCGCATCAAGCCTGACCTTGTGGCCAATGGGATGGCAGTATATTCTTCTAATGTAACTGCACGTGATATAAACAATGAATACATTAACAAGAGCGGTACTTCTATGGCTACACCTACCGTAACCGGATCATTGGGATTGTTACAACGCTATTACCACCAACGCAACAACAACACTTATATGCGTTCGGCTACGTTAAAGGCTTTGGCAATTCACACTACAGATGAAGCTGGTCCAGCCAATGGACCAGATTACCAGAATGGTTGGGGATTAATGAACGCCAAAAAGGCTGCTGACGTGATTACCAATCGCAATATATCTGCCTTGATTCAAGAGCAAACTTTGAATAATAACGGACGCTACACTACTAATGTCAATGCTGTAGGAGGCGAACCTTTATCAGCTACAATTGTATGGACTGACGTTCCAGGTACGCCAGTAGCTCCAGCGCTTGATCCAGCTAATCGCATGCTGGTAAACGACTTGGATATTCTCATTACGCACCGAAATGAGGCAGGGGTAGTGACTACTCATCTTCCATGGATACTTGACCCGGCTAATCCAGCAAATGCAGCCACCCGAGGAGATAATAGTCGCGACAATGTAGAAAAAATCTTTATCGCTAATCCAGTAGCAGGTACCTATACTATTACAGTTACTCACAAAGGTGCCTTACACAATAACGCGAACCAAGCTTTTTCTATGATTGTAACAGGGATAAGAGTAGAAGCGATTAGTCAAGCCTGTGGAGTACCTGTGAGAGCTCGAGCAACCAATATAGCTGATACTACAGCCAAGTTAGTTTGGGGTCAGGTAAATGGCGCAGCTTCTTACGATGTACGCTACCATGTACAAGGGTCTGACGTTTGGACTCAAATAAACAGCATAGAGGATACTACAGTTAATTTACCCAGATTGATATCCAACAATACCTATGAATTTCAAGTAAGGAGCCGTTGTGAAGGCGGTATAAGCAATTATGCTGAAACAGTAAGTTTTACCACAACAAGCCTCCCAGAGGGGTATTGTGCTGTTAAAGGGACCACTCCTGATGAATACATCAATCGGGTACAATTTGGAGCTATTGATAATACTTCTGGAAACAATGATGGTTATAAAAAGTTTTCCAGACAAATAACCACCACTTTACGCAAAGGAATTACTACCAGAATTACAATTACTCCTAGCTGGACCAACCGTTCCTATCAAGAGGGCTATCGCGTATGGATAGATTTGAATCGAGATGGAGACTTTAATGATCCAGGTGAAGCACTATTTTCACAAGATCCTACCATCAATACTCCAGTTACGGGAGAAATTACCATTCCAGCAACTGCCGCTACTGGAAAAACGATTATGAGGGTAGCCATGCGTTATAACCAAGTACCCCTTGCCTGTGGTGAATTCCTGTATGGAGAGGTAGAAGATTACGAAGTAAATATTATAGAAGCAGCCAATAACAATGCAGCAGCAGCATCTATCAGACAAGAGGTTCAGCCACTAACGGAAGATATCAGAATATCTCCCAACCCTGCCAGCACTCAAGTAACTGTACAAGTAAAGGCTAACACAAAAGCATCTTTTGTATTGATGAATAGCAATGGAATAGCTTTACAGACAAAATCAGTGGAGGCAAAAGCTAAGAGCAAAAGTATTAGTCATACCTTTGACGTAAGCCAGTACCAACCAGGGATGTACTTGTTGGTAGTTCAGGTGAATGGTAGTCAACAGGTTAAAAGGGTAATTGTGCTTAGGTAA
- the smc gene encoding chromosome segregation protein SMC, whose product MLLKKLEIKGFKSFGDKVHIDFTTGVTGIVGPNGCGKSNVVDAIRWVLGEQRTKNLRSDKMSNVIFNGTRARGQGRTAEVSLTFDNNKHILPPEYSQVTITRRYHRSGDSEYMINFVPCRLKDIQDLFLDTGIGSDSYAIIELKKVDEILNDKENARRSLFEKAAGVSKYKNRKKQALSRLDGVDKDLHRVNDLLAEIEKNLNSLERQAKQAERFFRLKEQYKKASISYASTRIKRERDAFLLLNDKLETETTKKDEIQRALATKEHTLEQKKQEVLEYEQHYSAKQKKLNNHLGQLRHLENEKKLKDERLSFSTEKTTTLKDQIAQDTENKDTVYQSLLQLEAQRGSAEKMWQELEMELQNYKEGLDEQKEKTAEVQQLATNKEAFFKQKEQEAFQLNKDYEIKQSQLSSAKQALEKVANADSQQNEELQRYELELTQIEKDLAEVRQRLANWQQKEEQRRAEVSTLEENVEGIRVKLSAKNRALDAKQNEYKLTKSLIDNMEGFPEALKFLKKNSAQWTNDTPYLLSDIITTHDPRYLVAIENYLEPFLNYYIVQNAVEAYEAIRLLSESEKGKANFFILDHLLPQATKATQPTSLTNAVGALDIAEFDTRFRPLFEHLLANVWIVENEVLLPTTDQPLPAVLNDVTLNANLVSLNGEVVRRHPAAAGGSVGAFEGKRIGRVKNLEKLALEIESLQQEVEDIGAQLSFQQNDLQQRKQDQTFRNAIKESQKETNHSEGMVISLRTKREQLTNLLEKNRQAQEEITEKVALLQEEIGELLPQTNHQKTVLEDLTYEVENLKEQLLTENEGLQLKSSRYNQQNIAFHQQQNKLATIDQEIGYKQQTLSTLENRLVKYRQELVQVEVEAGQLLDSQESQDALIEELQEKTAPYSEEVKAAEKEYYDIRKLVNDLDKELRELQRRKESLSVILNELQNKIHETKINLTSISERLSAEFQVDIDQLMLATDEDEPQEEKEGEQLSEVELQAEVETIKRKLEKIGTINPMAMDQYQESKERRDFIVEQKEDLLKSKESLLQTIAETEEYAKNAFMEAFDKIRSNFLTVFRSLFSEEDTADLILTDPENPLESKIDIIAKPKGKRPLTINQLSGGEKTLTATSLLFALYLLKPAPFCIFDEVDAPLDDANTEKFNQIIKTFSKDSQFIIVTHNKRTMASTDLMYGVTMREQGVSTVVPVDLRGLD is encoded by the coding sequence ATGTTATTAAAAAAACTGGAAATAAAGGGGTTCAAGAGTTTTGGCGATAAAGTTCATATAGACTTTACCACGGGGGTGACCGGAATCGTAGGTCCCAACGGTTGTGGTAAGTCTAATGTGGTAGATGCCATTCGCTGGGTATTGGGGGAGCAACGCACCAAAAACCTGCGCTCAGATAAAATGAGCAATGTGATTTTTAATGGTACCCGTGCCCGTGGACAAGGACGTACTGCGGAGGTTTCGCTTACCTTTGACAACAACAAACATATTTTGCCTCCTGAATATTCGCAAGTAACCATTACCCGCCGTTATCACCGCAGTGGCGACAGTGAGTACATGATCAACTTTGTACCTTGTCGTTTGAAAGATATTCAGGATTTGTTTTTAGATACTGGAATTGGTTCTGATAGTTATGCCATTATAGAGCTAAAGAAGGTAGACGAAATACTCAACGATAAAGAAAATGCCCGTCGTAGTTTGTTTGAAAAAGCAGCAGGGGTATCGAAGTATAAAAACCGTAAAAAACAAGCCCTGAGCCGTTTGGACGGGGTAGACAAAGACCTTCATCGGGTAAATGACTTGTTGGCAGAAATAGAGAAAAATCTTAATTCGCTGGAGCGACAAGCCAAACAAGCTGAGCGTTTTTTTAGGCTCAAAGAACAATACAAAAAAGCCAGTATTTCGTATGCTTCTACACGCATCAAGCGAGAAAGAGATGCTTTTTTGTTGCTGAATGACAAACTGGAAACCGAGACGACCAAAAAAGACGAAATTCAACGAGCTTTGGCTACCAAAGAGCATACTTTGGAGCAAAAAAAGCAAGAAGTACTCGAATATGAACAACACTATTCGGCAAAACAAAAAAAGCTTAATAACCATTTGGGGCAGTTGCGCCACCTCGAAAACGAGAAAAAACTGAAAGATGAAAGGTTAAGTTTCTCCACCGAAAAAACAACCACGCTCAAAGACCAGATTGCCCAGGATACCGAAAACAAAGATACAGTGTACCAAAGTTTGCTACAGTTGGAAGCCCAGCGGGGTTCTGCCGAAAAAATGTGGCAAGAGCTCGAAATGGAGCTGCAAAACTACAAGGAAGGCCTGGATGAGCAAAAAGAAAAAACTGCTGAAGTGCAACAACTTGCCACGAACAAAGAAGCCTTCTTTAAGCAGAAGGAGCAAGAGGCCTTTCAACTGAATAAAGATTATGAAATTAAGCAAAGTCAACTTTCATCGGCAAAGCAAGCGCTTGAAAAAGTAGCCAATGCCGATAGCCAGCAAAATGAAGAGCTGCAGCGCTATGAACTGGAGTTGACTCAAATAGAAAAAGATTTGGCAGAAGTAAGGCAGCGCCTTGCCAACTGGCAACAAAAAGAAGAGCAACGACGGGCAGAAGTGAGCACATTGGAAGAAAATGTAGAGGGTATTCGGGTGAAGTTATCAGCCAAAAACCGAGCACTGGATGCCAAACAAAACGAGTACAAGCTTACCAAGTCGTTGATTGACAACATGGAAGGGTTTCCGGAGGCGTTGAAGTTTTTGAAAAAAAACAGCGCCCAATGGACCAACGATACGCCTTATTTGTTATCTGACATTATCACTACCCATGACCCTCGGTACCTGGTAGCTATAGAAAATTACCTAGAGCCATTTCTTAACTATTACATTGTACAAAATGCGGTGGAAGCTTATGAGGCAATCAGGTTGTTAAGCGAAAGCGAAAAAGGAAAAGCCAACTTTTTTATACTTGATCATCTGTTGCCCCAAGCTACAAAAGCAACACAGCCCACCAGTTTGACAAATGCGGTGGGTGCCTTGGACATTGCAGAGTTTGACACCCGTTTTCGTCCTTTGTTTGAGCACTTATTAGCCAATGTATGGATTGTAGAGAACGAGGTGCTTTTGCCCACGACTGATCAACCATTGCCTGCGGTATTGAATGATGTTACCCTGAATGCAAATCTGGTATCGTTAAATGGAGAAGTAGTAAGGCGCCATCCTGCGGCGGCAGGTGGGTCGGTGGGAGCTTTTGAGGGCAAGCGCATTGGGCGAGTCAAAAACCTTGAAAAGCTGGCTTTAGAGATAGAATCGCTGCAGCAAGAAGTAGAAGACATTGGCGCGCAGCTCTCTTTTCAGCAAAATGACCTGCAGCAGCGCAAGCAAGACCAAACTTTTAGAAACGCCATCAAAGAGAGCCAAAAAGAAACAAACCACAGCGAAGGAATGGTGATTTCGCTGCGTACCAAGCGCGAGCAGTTGACCAACTTGCTAGAGAAAAACAGGCAGGCTCAAGAAGAAATTACCGAAAAGGTGGCACTCCTTCAGGAAGAAATAGGGGAACTATTGCCTCAAACCAATCATCAAAAAACGGTGTTGGAAGACCTCACTTATGAGGTAGAAAATCTCAAGGAGCAATTGCTTACCGAAAACGAGGGCTTGCAACTTAAGTCGTCGCGTTATAACCAGCAAAACATTGCTTTTCATCAACAACAAAACAAACTTGCCACCATTGACCAAGAGATTGGTTATAAACAACAAACCTTGAGTACCCTAGAGAACCGTCTGGTAAAATACCGTCAGGAGTTGGTACAAGTAGAGGTAGAAGCGGGGCAGTTGTTAGACAGCCAGGAGTCGCAAGATGCATTGATTGAAGAGCTTCAGGAAAAAACAGCGCCCTATAGCGAAGAGGTAAAAGCTGCCGAAAAAGAATACTATGACATTCGCAAGTTGGTCAATGACCTAGACAAAGAGTTACGCGAATTGCAGCGTCGCAAAGAGTCGTTAAGTGTGATTTTGAACGAGTTGCAGAATAAAATTCACGAAACCAAAATTAATCTTACCAGTATAAGCGAACGCCTTTCGGCAGAGTTTCAGGTAGATATAGACCAGTTGATGTTGGCTACTGACGAAGATGAACCCCAAGAAGAAAAAGAAGGAGAACAGCTGAGCGAAGTAGAGCTACAGGCTGAGGTAGAAACGATTAAGCGCAAGCTTGAAAAAATTGGTACCATTAACCCTATGGCAATGGACCAGTACCAGGAGTCTAAAGAAAGACGCGATTTTATTGTAGAGCAAAAAGAAGATTTGCTCAAGTCCAAAGAGTCGTTGTTGCAAACCATTGCCGAAACCGAAGAATACGCTAAAAATGCTTTTATGGAGGCATTTGACAAAATCAGGTCTAACTTTTTGACGGTGTTTCGTTCTTTGTTTTCGGAAGAAGACACGGCTGACTTGATTTTAACTGACCCCGAAAACCCCCTAGAGTCAAAAATAGACATTATTGCCAAGCCTAAAGGTAAGCGCCCACTGACGATCAACCAATTGTCAGGAGGAGAAAAAACGTTGACTGCCACGTCGTTGTTGTTTGCGTTGTACTTGCTCAAGCCAGCGCCTTTTTGTATTTTCGATGAGGTAGACGCCCCACTGGATGACGCCAATACCGAGAAATTTAACCAAATCATCAAGACCTTTTCCAAAGACTCTCAGTTTATCATTGTTACCCACAACAAGCGCACGATGGCAAGCACCGACCTAATGTATGGAGTGACCATGCGCGAGCAAGGGGTTTCTACTGTTGTACCGGTAGATTTGCGTGGGTTGGATTAG